GGGTACTGCTCGGCCCACTCGGCGCGGACCGACCGACCGACGCCCTTCACGCCGAGTTCGCGCTCGAAGCGCTCGGCCGCCTCGCCGTCGCCTCGCAGGAGGATGTCTTTGGTGACGTACACGTCGAGGCGGTCGATGGGATCGAGGCCGAGTGCCACGTCGCCGTAGACCCACACCTCGCGGATCGGGACCGGCAGGGTGTCGGACTCGACGGTCTCGATCAACTGCGCTACGCGGTCGAGGGCGGCGTCACGGTCCATACGGGTGGTGGGTGGTGGGTGGGGAAAACGGTTTCCGACGATACTCGGAGGGATACGTTTTCGATGTGGATTCTGGTGGCTCGGTCGTCGGCACGAACTCGGTCGAATCGGTCGTGGAGAAATCGGTCGAATCGGTCGTGAACAACTCAGTCGAATCGGTTACAGACAACGAGGGGTGAAAGCCCCCGACCGCTCGACCCGCCGCGACTTGGTGCGCGCTTCCCTCACGAGGGCGCGTCGCTTCGCTCCGCGCCCTCGTTCAGTCCAGTGCTACCGGCGTCGGGGCGGGGTCGAGCGGTCGGCCCCTTTCAGTCCCACCCGGAATTTGGCGACCCATCGTGTCGTCACTAGTCGTCACCCGGAATCACGTCGAGATTTGGAACCCGGTTCTCTCGTAGTCCCCACACCTCCCCGACTGCTGAGCGACCGACCTGCGAGCAGGCCCTCGCTGTCGCTCGGACACTGCTCGGTGTCGGTCGCCACCAGATCGCGTCCTGTCGGGGTTCCGGAATCGGCCGGAACGGGTGACGAACGGGCTGTCTGTGAGTGGGATAAAAGTGTCCGAGTTTTTTATAAACCCCGAGTTGCATGCGATTCGGCTCACAAATCGGCGCGCGCGAGGAACGTGCGCGAGGGAGGGGACCGGGCAGTGCGGAGAGGTCCCCGAGGCTGGGGAGGATCGAGGTGCGGTGCTGTCGCGGATGCGGTGGCGGGTGCGGTGCGGGGCTGTGCTGTCGCGGTCGTCTCGTCGGTGTGCTAGCAATCGTAGCGGTGCTGGTGCTGTCGCGGTTCACGGTGCGGTTCCCTGCGCTAGCAATCGTCGCGGTGCTGTCGCGGTCTGCGGTACTGTCGACGTAGCAGTCAGAGTCACAGTCCCAGCCAGCAGTCACCCCACCACGATCCCACCACACCGAGTATCACGAGTATCACGAGTATCACGAATCACGCCGAACGTACAGCGTCTTCTCGCAGGTCGCGTGCACAACACCATCCTCGTCGACCACCTCCACCTCGTACACCCGGTCCATCGACTCCCCGCGATCCAGCGAGGTCCGAATCTCCCGAATCTCGCTCGTCGTCAGTCGAAAGTCGGCGTACAGCGTCGACTCGCCGGGCTTCCGGAACTCGATCTCGGCGGACTTGTCCCAGACGGTGAACGCCGACCCCAGCCGACGCTTCAGCATCACCATGTAGATCGGATCGACCGCGCCGTAGATGCTCCCGCCGAAGGTGGTGCCGACGAGGTTCCGGGTGCGCCAGTTGCGCGGGATCACGACCTGCACGCGCGACCAGTCCTCGGCGATGTACCGGACGCGAGCGCCGGTGCCGCGATAGGCCGGAAAGCGGTTGAAGACGTGTCGCCAGAGGCGGGTCCGGAGGGATTCCATGCGGGCACTGCTCGCGGTCGCCGGAAAACCACACCGATCTGTCGAAGGCGAAACCGTCATGCCCGCCGGCGGGCAACGCCGGGGTGATGGAGTGCGACAAGTGCGGCCGCGACGCGGTGATGCACGCCGGCTACTCCGGGGCACACCTCTGTGGCGACCACTTCTGTGCCACCGTCGAGAAGCGTGTCCGCCGACGAATCCGCGAGGACTCGCTCCTCCCGGACGACGCCACGCCCGACGAC
This genomic window from Salinirubrum litoreum contains:
- a CDS encoding DUF4442 domain-containing protein, with product MESLRTRLWRHVFNRFPAYRGTGARVRYIAEDWSRVQVVIPRNWRTRNLVGTTFGGSIYGAVDPIYMVMLKRRLGSAFTVWDKSAEIEFRKPGESTLYADFRLTTSEIREIRTSLDRGESMDRVYEVEVVDEDGVVHATCEKTLYVRRDS